From Thalassococcus sp. S3, one genomic window encodes:
- a CDS encoding calcium-binding protein, with protein sequence MDIYGTIGNDILTGTTRGEDIYGRDGNDILRGGTGNDDLYGGAGNDTLDGGAGNDEMVGGAGLDVFIFGEGRDSIEYFNDADRIELDADLGVQSFSDVLAVARTVDGGDSTLLDFGGGNSLLIEDVRISELSAGQFGFAAAPQPPALTPSDTTSGNDELIGTNGRDEIDGGAGNDIIRGLGGNDDLDGGSGNDRLFGNQGRDDLDGDDGNDQLFGGKGSDDLDGGRGNDQLVGGKGLDDLSGGAGRDTLDGGRGNDTLEGGGGADTFVFGFGRDVIEDFNNNDVVRLTGDARDADLSDVLANARTVDGGDDVLLDFGNGNTLRFEDTSLSQISADDFIL encoded by the coding sequence ATGGACATCTACGGCACAATTGGGAATGACATCCTCACCGGAACCACGCGCGGCGAGGATATCTATGGCCGTGACGGCAACGACATTCTCCGCGGTGGCACGGGGAACGATGATCTCTATGGTGGGGCGGGCAACGACACGCTTGATGGCGGTGCCGGCAATGACGAGATGGTCGGCGGTGCCGGTCTTGACGTCTTCATCTTCGGAGAGGGTCGGGACTCGATCGAGTATTTCAACGACGCGGATCGCATCGAGCTGGACGCAGACCTTGGTGTCCAAAGCTTCTCGGACGTCCTTGCAGTCGCACGGACCGTCGATGGCGGTGACAGCACGCTGCTCGACTTCGGAGGTGGCAACAGCCTTCTGATCGAAGATGTGCGCATCTCCGAGTTATCCGCCGGTCAGTTCGGTTTCGCCGCAGCACCGCAGCCGCCGGCCCTGACGCCCAGCGACACAACCAGTGGCAACGATGAGCTGATTGGCACGAATGGCCGCGACGAGATCGACGGCGGAGCGGGCAACGACATTATCCGTGGCCTCGGCGGCAATGACGATCTCGACGGCGGAAGCGGTAACGACCGGCTGTTCGGCAACCAGGGCCGCGACGACCTGGACGGCGATGACGGCAACGATCAGCTGTTCGGCGGCAAAGGCAGTGACGACCTTGATGGTGGGCGTGGCAACGACCAGTTGGTCGGTGGCAAAGGCCTAGACGATCTGAGCGGCGGCGCGGGTCGCGATACCCTTGACGGCGGACGTGGCAATGACACGCTTGAAGGCGGCGGCGGAGCGGACACTTTCGTTTTCGGCTTCGGACGGGACGTGATCGAAGACTTCAACAACAACGACGTGGTCCGTCTTACCGGCGACGCGCGCGACGCCGATTTGTCTGACGTACTCGCCAATGCCCGCACAGTTG